Part of the Rhinoderma darwinii isolate aRhiDar2 chromosome 2, aRhiDar2.hap1, whole genome shotgun sequence genome, catccccaaaacataagcCACAAAGGATCTCTAGCCACCAGTTTCAAGTGGCTTGCAAGGCAGCCATTTTGTGATCTTAATTTACTCCCCAAAATGGCTGCTTTTAGTGCTTCAGAGATATCAGTAGGTTCAAGGTTGTCATTAGGCAGCCTTGTATATTCGTAACAGGTAGGCGTGAAATCCTATACAAAATGTCACATTTTTCCTGTCACAGCAAATCAAATGGCGACTAGTCTCAAGCATATTCAATGGCAGACATGATAGGCCTCAATATCAAAACAGCCCTTCTTGCCATAACAGCCAATCAGAATCCGTGTTTCATTTTTTCAACACAATCTAGAAAACAACAGCTGAATTCTGATTTGTTGCTATGGTCAACAGGGTCACCTGAGGCCCAATGTGAACTGTTCAACTTTATTTATAAATGTGTTTTAGCAGCAAAATTGGAACAAAAACATTGCATGACATAGAAATTTCACTCATTCTTGCTTTGGGCCCCTGGGGGTCTCTATGCGGGGCCCTGCttgctacattatattatatatgcacGTTCATAAACCACATGACCAGCAACAGCTTCAATTCCGTCCATACACAATCCAAAACCATCAATATGTTTTTAGTAGAGAGATCAATGACTACTAAAGCCACAAGGAGGGTAGCGGCTTATGCCATCTTTCTAATACCACATCCAATATGAGCTAACTACGAGTATGGTGCCTGTCGACCATTACTGCAATAgttgcaccccattgaattcaatggattcGGAGGGATAGGGGTTGTATGAGGTAAATAAAATGGCATGCAATTCATATTGGCAGCCCTCTCACTCCAGGCGTCATGCAACGCAAATAGCGATTTAGCAATAGAGACCTACCCCTCATGTATTGATAAGGTCTCCAAGAAGAAATGTCTTTGTTATCCATAGCAACCATTTATGTGACCACTTTTCATCTTTCCAGTGCaatttagaaaatgaaagcagaagtctaattggttgctatggtcaccAAGCCACTTTCTTCTATAGACAGTTCTAATATATTAGGTCCTGTAGATCTGCGTGCTCAGAAATCTGGCCTTCATATCACCTTGGTTTCTGCCgtctttagaattttttttcaaaaccttCCCGAGCCTTGGCTATTTCCCAATGGTTCTTGGTAATTATCCAAAATATGCCATTGCAGTCAGGGCAGCCATTCTGAACCTGAGGTTCTTAGGAATCTATTTTTCCTATGTCCTTGTttcactctcaaaatggctacctGTCGCAGTCATTTAACCCTTCATGAGGTCAGAAGTCACTCACTAAGTCACAGGATTTTCAGCTATTCACaatatacagtaaaaaatagtgataTTCATCATGTTTGGTCATGAGCtttgagagagatatatatatatatatatatatatatatatatatatatatatatatatatataaatagatagatagatagatagatagatagagatatacactctatatatatatatatatatatatatatatatatatataaaattaatcaaAAGAAGATCTTTCAGCACTCCGAAAGACGATTAAaaaagtgtaaaggatttgccagacaaagcttctgtgtcgacgcccgtgggcaatcggtctgcacctgctcctatgtctgtgagactgactccatcttccaccactcaggatggcaggcttaggagtggaagagcctatcacagcctggccagacggagctagctcccgcccactgtctatttatacctgcctttcctgttcctcctttgcctgtgattcttctgacGGAAATATCTGATGGAAACCATGATCGGattcccgatgcagatgtgaaagaaaccttagatgtgatcggtaacagcttgatcctgcgttTTACATGCGTTGGGGGGCCAACTGGGTTGAGTCCCACTCAGACGTGTTttgccccccctgtgctaaacaccTAGCTATGCCCATGCTTCCGAATATTCCCtagccccctaattcaccagacttgaactcaattgaacatctgtgggacctcgatcgtcttgttcactctatggatcctcccacaCAGACCCAaatgtgggatgctctgcagtcagcacggctCCAGATACTGGAGATGACCTACCAGCACCTCATTGAGTCGCTCTCAGCTCGTCTACTGCTGTCCATACTGCACACGGCAGTACTCTGGATATTACCCAGTGGTCATAATTATGGGACTTGACTGTGTACATAAAGCTGGGGAACCTCTTTAAAGTTGCTATTTAATAAAACACAATTTAAGTTTTTTCGTTTTTATTTTATAGATATTAGGATAAGAATAGGGTTAGGTAATAACCCTGCAGAGATATAATGCTGCAGGTAAGGGGTGATATGGTGGTGTCCTCCTCTTTTTTCTGAACATCTTTTCCAGGTTTCTTTAGGGTGCGCCGCCTATGACCGGTGATAAAGGTCATATCCAGGCCTGAGGGTTCCCACTGTGACTCTGCAGCGTTGGTTCTACTGCATGTTAGATGTAAATGGGTGTTTTTCTCCTCTTGTTCCTGAATAGTATTTCCGAGTCACTTTAGGGCGCTCCACAATGACCTGTTATAAGGGTCTTGTCCAAACTTGAGGGGTTCCCACTTTGCctcttactttttttaatttgtttttgagCCGTAGGGTTTGGGTAATAAGCCTGCACAGATATTATGCTGCAGGTTTCGGTACTTGGGTGTTGTTCTTCTCACTTTCCTGAACATTTCCAGGTCCCTTAAGAGTGTGCAGCTTTGACCGGTGATAAAGATCTTGTCCAGGTTTGAGGGGTTCCCACTGTGCCCCTGCAGCGATGGTTTTGCTACAGGTTAGATTTGATTAGGTGGTGACCTCCTTATCTTCATCCTAAACATTATTCACGGTCTCTTTTGGGTGCGCTGCTTTGATGATAGGGTTCGTGTCCAGGCTTGAGGAATACCCAAGATGTTTCTTGAGAGTCTGTTGTTGTTGACTCCAGATGTTTTTGACTCCATATGATAATGCCCTGATGGGACGATGGTTCttgatgttttagtttttttttttgtttagtccACACTGAGGGCATAACGCCACAGGGCTCCAACCAATAATGTTACTATCAGGCAGCAGACTCCGGCATAGATGGCATAGAGGATGTAGCTCTGGAAGAATGTTTGGATTTTCTCCAGGGTGGAGGGTACATGTTTAATCatttcctcctccttctcctctggTATTTTTGTTGATTCCAGAGCATGACGGAAGTATCGCTCTACTTCGGAGGCTTCCCTTGTATCAGTCGGTGTCACTGAAATACAGAAGATAAATAGAAGTAAATAATGAGAATGTCGTCTTCTGTATAAGCAGCGCTGGATCATAGACAGACATAGATCTTCAGAAataattctttactgtaagagcagtgcagAGGCAGGAGGAGTCGCTGATCTAGTATATACATTTATGTGACAGATCAGAATATTCTAGAAAATCAAATATTTGAGAGACTTTAAACTTTCAGAAGTCTTACCATCCAGATAGTAGAATTGGCGGAGTATGATGTCATCATCCTCATCCGTGACCTCGCAGGCATAAGTCCCCGTGTGGCTGGCTCGTGTAGGCTCAATCATCACAAATAGGTCTTCCCCACTATAGATGTCTTTGAAATAACCTAAATCAGTCGCCTTCATCTATAAATGAAAACGTTGatgacatcagagaagacattcCTCATATGTGGAGTAGGAACGAGGGGGGATTACGGGTTTGTCTTTGTACTGTAATATCATGGTTATAAATGTAACCTGAATACTTACGTTTTTGGCATATTTCCAGACGACTGTCGCATAGTCCGGAAGGGGAAAGGACGCCCCGCAGTGGATGATGGTCTTTTCCAGCTCTATCACATGCATTTCCTCAACTGAAAAGACAGAGAAGGGAAACAATGGTCTAACACAACTATAAAGTAACAGCTTTACATGAGATTTATAAATTGATGATAGAAACTTACGGGGACAGGTCACGGGGAGCTTGCAATCCTCCTCGGCACATCGGCTGCATTTAAAAACTCGGGCCTCTTTCTGAAGGCCTGGGGAAAAAACACAGAGAGAGAGGGGTCACATGTCTGAGGTAAATGAAGACCCCCCATGTATATAACGGAGGCCACAATTATCATCCTGTCTAATGACATTACTTACCGCATGGAGGTTTGCATTCTGCCGCTGTATGACCTAATGGAAGGAATAGATACGGTTAAGGCTGAATTATGTTGTGTGGGGGAGAGGGAAACAGACAAGAGATGATGGAGAATATATAGAACACATGTACTGTCTGTATCTGGGGATCTTTAGTTACTTACTTGCGGCACGGTCTTTTACTCCTTTAACAAATTCAGCGATTTTGATTTCAAATTGTTCCACCCAAGATGGCGGAAAGTCTAGAAGGAATTAGAGAAAAATGAAAGAGATAAACATTGAATTTTGATGTTTTAAAAGAAGTTCGAGAAAAATTCGAGATTTAATGAACTTACATAATTCGCTGATTTTTTGGACTTCTTTTTCGAAGCCCTTCAGATACAATCTGATCCTTTGTATCTGGGAAAAGGCTATAAAGAGAAGAAGACACATGAGATTTATGCGGGGTCCTGCAGACATTGTATAAAGTGATCTATGATGGAGATGGGGTTCCTGGGTGAATATTATGTACAAGAGATTTCCTGCTCTGACTGCTGTTAATGCTACAAGTGACGCTTCAGTCTAGCAGGACAATATCTCAATACTGAGATGACATGTTCTATGTATAAGATGAAGGAGTGATGAGAAATAGAAGCAGATAATAGTTACCTATCACGGTGTCAGTCAGGGGCTCGAAACCCCTGTGAAGCCTCTGGAGACAGTCTATGGCCTCCATCTTCTTCAGCGAGACAGGATAGTGGCAGATACTGGCTCTGTCTGCTGGAGTAGTGAAGCAGTTGAGGCAAGATGTCACTACCTCCGCTCCACATAGAAGAATTACTATCTGCAGCCGCAGATAGTAAAAAGTTTTGAATCGCATGACGTTTCGTCACAAAATCACTTCAGCTTGCGAACCTGAGAAAACAGAGAAATGTGATGATGAGATTTTTGCTGCAGGGGAATAGGATCCATTGTCCGTGGCCTGTTCCTTTTATCTATTCACTATATACAGGTTGTGGCCGATAGGGTGACATGATATAAAGACATCATATCATAGCCCCTGGGGTCCCTAAACTGACAGAATACAGACTGCTGTATATCCCGCCTGATATTCTGCATAGTTCTGCAGGTTATTATAGGATCCCTCCTGGTTATAAAGGaaatgttaccaataataacTTTATATTAGAGAATTGCCGATAATGTAATTCTATAATATATTCTTTTCTAGTGACTTCAAGGCATCCAGTACTCACGTGTCACATCCAGCTGACGAGTGACTGATCTGTGCCCGGTGCCATATTCTATACTCCGGTGACATCACAATTGCATTTTACTGGGTTTATAGTAAGACTTCACATTTGATAAACCTATACTAGAATATTCTGGAACCATATAAACatcagtataataatatatacttaTCATTGGCATAGCCATAGGGGTACAGAGGTTTTAGTTATACCTGGGCTCTAGTGCCAAAGTGGGGCATagaaggtgacagcagtgctataCTTGACACCAGATGGAGGTGGAGCCTTTGGTGCAGATGTTTTTTTTGCCTTTGGCCTCGGACCATCACGCTCTGCCTCTAGTGGTTATTACTGGAACTGCTCCTCTACAAGTGAGAATGATAACAGTCCATCCATTTAATATAAGAGCTGACTGACTCCATAGCCTGAGAGTGACCATATCAACAATCTAGTGATAAGCTATGACTTCATTATACTGGGACACTGGAATTTCTTCTAAACCAGCAATAATGGCCAAATTATCAAATATCTAGATAATCTTAGTACAGGAATTATAATGTACACACAGCAGAATCATCCACAGACACAGTAAAAATCCAGTACTCACGTGTCACATCCAGCTGATGAGTGACTTGATCTGTGCCCAGCGCCACATTCTATAccccagtgacatcacaatagacagGTATGACATCACAACAGACAGGTGTGGTGAGGCTGCTGGGTGACGATGATTGATGATTATGataatagttaatgaaaacccaaaatttagtgtctgagAAAATttcaatattatataagcccaattttaaaaaattagggctcattcagacgagcgtgtatcaacaacggccgtcacaacgGCTGTCCTTTTTTACTGcgcgtcacgcatccctccatagactctagtctgtgggggatccgtgacaacacgTCCAACactggtgcacctcggacgtgaaaaacttcagcCTTACTGTACTAGTGACATGGACAAAAGGCCCTCATAAAACACCCTCACCtctggtatgaaaaaaaaaatcatatgtaaaaTTCCACAATGGCACAAGTATCAAAAAGTCGGTGCGCAAATACTACAACGAACCAAAAGTCAACCAATCAGATTGAAGTTTAAATTTTGACATTCAATGAGACATCTGCCCATCCCCCAGCCACCTATACTCCGCTGCCATGAAGGGCGCCAATCCTTCACTGTTATATGAGGAATGGGAACAAACAGACATTTTGCAATATGTCCAAAAATCTCTTGCTCTACCCATCTCCATCACTCCACCCGCAAGAACTTAGTTTTACAATTGTTGCATCCAAGTTGCAGTGCGGCGCAACTGTATGGGAGGTGTCAGTCACGTGTAACTTTGCATACTTTATTCTGTTAAAGAAATAGTTTGTGgatttatgtgatttttttttatgtattatcgAAAACATATAAATATGTACGACAATGGTTTGCTTCTtatttacatcttttttttttcatttaaaaatggACATAGTAAAGCCTACAAACACTCGAGAGGCAGACATTTTGTGAGCAGGAATAAAACTCAGCATAATGTGACCAAGAACGAAGtgacatccccaaaacataagcCACAAAGGATCTCTAGCCACCAGTTTCAAGTGGCTTGCAAGGCAGAGATTTTGTGATCTTAATTTACTCCCCAAAATGGCTGCTTTTAGTGCTTCAGAGATATCAGTAGGTTCAAGGTTGTCATTAGGCAGCCTTGTATATTCGTAACAGGTAGGCGTGAAATCCTATACAAAATGTCACATTTTTCCTGTCACAGCAAATCAAATGGCGACTAGTCTCAAGCATATTCAATGGCAGACATGATAGGCCTCAATATCAAAACAGCCCTTCTTGCCATAACAGCCAATCAGAATCCGTGTTTCATTTTTTCAACACAATCTAGAAAACAACAGCTGAATTCTgatttgttgctatgggcaacagggTCACCTGAGGCCCAATGTGAACTGTTCAACTTTATTTATAAATGTGTTTTAGCAGCAAAATTGGAACAAAAACATTGCATGACATAGAAATTTCACTCATTCTTGCTTTGGGCCCCTGGGGGTCTCTATGCGGGGCCCTGCttgctacattatattatatatgcacGTTCATAAACCACATGACCAGCAACAGCTTCAATTCCGTCCATACACAATCCAAAACCATCAATATGTTTTTAGTAGAGAGATCAATGACTACTAAAGCCACAAGGAGGGTAGCGGCTTATGCCATCTTTCTAATACCACATCCAATATGAGCTAACTACGAGTATGGTGCCTGTCGACCATTACTGCAATAgttgcaccccattgaattcaatggattcGGAGGGATAGGGGTTGTATGAGGTAAATAAAATGGCATGCAATTCATATTGGCAGCCCTCTCACTCCAGGCGTCAAGCAACGCAAATAGCGATTTAGCAATAGAGACCTACCCCTCATGTATTGATACGGTCTCCAAGAAGAAATGTCTTTGTTATCCATAGCAACCATTTATGTGACCACTTTTCATCTTTCCAGTGCaatttagaaaatgaaagcagaagtctaattggttgctatggtcaccAAGCCACTTTCTTCTATAGACAGTTCTAATATATTAGGTCCTGTAGATCTGCGTGCTCAGAAATctggccttcatatcacttcggtTTCTGCCatctttagaattttttttcaaaaccttCCCGAGCCTTGGCTATTTCCCAATGGTTCTTGGTAATTATCCAAAATATGCCATTGCAGTCAGGGCAGCCATTCTGAACCTGAGATTCTTAGGAATCAATTTTTCCTATGTCCTTGTttcactctcaaaatggctacctGTCGCAGTCATTTAACCCTTCATGAGGTCTGAAGTCACTCACTAAGTCACAGGATTTTCAGCTATTCACAaatatacagtaaaaaatagtgataTTCATCATGTTTGGTCATGAgctttgagagagagagagagagagagagatatatatatatagatagatagatagatagatagatagatagatagatagatagagatatatactctatatatatatatatatatatatatatatatatatgtatatatatatataaaattaatcaaaagaagatcttgcagcactccgaaAGACAATTAAaaaagtgtaaaggatttgccagacacagcttctgtgtcgacgcccgtgggcaatcggtctgcacctgctcctatgtctgtgagacctactccatcttccaccactcaggatggcaggcttaggagtagaagagcctatcacagcgtggccagacggagctagctcccgcccactgtctacttatacctgcctttcctgttcctcctttgcctgtgattcttctgacGGAAATATCTGATGGAAACCATGATCGGaatcccgatgcagatgtgaacgaagccttagatgtgatcggtaacagcttgatcctgcgtgttAAATGCGTTGGGGGGCCAACTGGGTTGAGTCCCACTCAGACGTGTTTtgccccccccctgtgctaaacaccTTGCTATGCCCATGCTTCCGAGTATTCCCtagccccctaattcaccagacttgaactcAAATGaacatctgtgggacctcgatcgtcttgttcactctatggatcctcccacacagaccctccagcaaatgtgggatgctctgcagtcagcacggctCCAGATACTGGAGATGACCTACCAGCACCTCATTGAGTCACTCTCAGCTCGTCTACTGCTGTCCATACTGCACACGGCGGTACTCTGGATATTACCCAGTGGTCATAATTATGGGACTTGACTGTGTACATAAAGCTGGGGAACCTCTTTAAAGTTGCTATTTAATAAAACACAATTTAAGTTTTTTCGTTTTTATTTTATAGATATTAGGATAAGAATAGGGTTAGGTAATAACCCTGCAGAGATATAATGCTGCAGGTAAGGGATGATATGGTGGTGTCCTCCTCTTTTTTCTGAACATCTTTTCCAGGTTTCTTTAGGGTGCGCCGCCTATGACCGGTGATAAAGGTCATATCCAGGCCTGAGGGTTCCCACTGTGACTCTGCAGAGTTGGTTCTACTGCATGTTAGATGTAAATGGGTGTTTTTCTCCTCTTGTTCCTGAATAGTATTTCCGGGTCACTTTAGGGCGCTCCACAATGACCTGTTATAAGGGTCTTGTCCAAACTTGAGGGGTTCCCACTTTGCctcttactttttttaatttgtttttgagCCGTAGGGTTTGGGTAATAAGCCTGCACAGATATTATGCTGCAGGTTTCGGTACTTGGGTGTTGTTCTTCTCCTCACTTTCCTGAACATTTCCAGGTCCCTTAAGAGTGTGCAGCTTTGACCGGTGATAAAGATCTTGTCCAGGTTTGAGGGGTTCCCACTGTGCCCCTGCAGCGATGGTTTTGCTACAGGTTAGATTTGATTAGGTGGTGACCTCCTTATCTTCATCCTGAACATTATTCACGGTCTCTTTTGGGTGCGCTGCTTTGATGATAGGGTTTGTGTCCAGGCTTGAGGAATACCCAAGATGTTTCTTGAGAGTCTGTTGTTGTTGACTCCAGATGTTTTTGACTCCATATGATAATGCCCTGATGGGACGATGGTTCttgatgttttagtttttttttttgtttagtccACACTGAGGGCATAACGCCACAGGGCTCCAACCAATAATGTTACTATCAGGCAGCAGACTCCGGCATAGATGGCATAGAGGATGTAGCTCTGGAAGAATGTTTGGATTTTCTCCAGGGTGGAGGGTACATGTTTAATCatttcctcctccttctcctctggTATTTTTGTTGATTCCAGAGCATGACGGAAGTATCGCTCTACTTCGGAGGCTTCCCTTGTATCAGTCGGTGTCACTGAAATACAGAAGATAAATAGAAGTAAATAATGAGAATGTCGTCTTCTGTATAAGCAGCGCTGGATCATAGACAGACATAGATCTTCAGAAataattctttactgtaagagcagtgcagAGGCAGGAGGAGTCGCTGATCTAGTATATACATTTATGTGACAGATCAGAATATTCTAGAAAATCAAATATTTGAGAGACTTTAAACTTTCAGAAGTCTTACCATCCAGATAGTAGAATTGGCGGAGTATGATGTCATCATCCTCATCCGTGACCTCGCAGGCATAAGTCCCCGTGTGGCTGGCTCGTGTAGGCTCAATCATCACAAATAGGTCTTCCCCACTATAGATGTCTTTGAAATAACCTAAATCAGTCGCCTTCATCTATAAATGAAAACGTTGatgacatcagagaagacattcCTCATATGTGGAGTAGGAACGAGGGGGGATTACGGGTTTGTctttgtactgtaatataatggtTATAAATGTAACCTGAATACTTACGTTTTTGGCGTATTTCCAGACGACTGTCGCATAGTCCGGAAGGGGAAAGGGCGCCCCGCAGTGGATGATGGTCTTTTCCAGCTCTATCACATGCATTTCCTCAACTGAAAAGACAGAGAAGGGAAACAATGGTCTAACACAACTATAAAGTAACAGCTTTACATGAGATTTATAAATTGATGATAGAAACTTACGGGGACAGGTCACGGGGAGCTTGCAATCCTCCTCGGCACATCGGCTGCATTTAAAAACTCGGGCCTCTTTCTGAAGGCCTGGGGAAAAAACACAGAGAGAGAGGGGTCACATGTCTGAGGTAAATGAAGACCCCCCATGTATATAACGGAGGCCACAATTATCATCCTGTCTAATGACATTACTTACCGCATGGAGGTTTGCATTCTGCCGCTGTATGACCTAATGGAAGGAATAGATACGGTTAAGGCTGAATTATGTTGTGTGGGGGAGAGGGAAACAGACAAGAGATGATGGAGAATATATAGAACACATGTACTGTCTGTATCTGGGGATCTTTAGTTACTTACTTGCGGCACGGTCTTTTACTCCTTTAACAAATTCAGCGATTTTGATTTCAAATTGTTCCACCCAAGATGGCGGAAAGTCTAGAAGGAATTAGAGAAAAATGAAAGAGATAAACATTGAATTTTGATGTTTTAAAAGAAGTTCGAGAAAAATTCGAGATTTAATGAACTTACATAATTCGCTGATTTTTTGGACTTCTTTTTCGAAGCCCTTCAGATACAAT contains:
- the LOC142740864 gene encoding sperm acrosome membrane-associated protein 6-like, coding for MRFKTFYYLRLQIVILLCGAEVVTSCLNCFTTPADRASICHYPVSLKKMEAIDCLQRLHRGFEPLTDTVIAFSQIQRIRLYLKGFEKEVQKISELYFPPSWVEQFEIKIAEFVKGVKDRAASHTAAECKPPCGLQKEARVFKCSRCAEEDCKLPVTCPLEEMHVIELEKTIIHCGASFPLPDYATVVWKYAKNMKATDLGYFKDIYSGEDLFVMIEPTRASHTGTYACEVTDEDDDIILRQFYYLDVTPTDTREASEVERYFRHALESTKIPEEKEEEMIKHVPSTLEKIQTFFQSYILYAIYAGVCCLIVTLLVGALWRYALSVD
- the LOC142742574 gene encoding sperm acrosome membrane-associated protein 6-like, with the translated sequence MRFKTFYYLRLQIVILLCGAEVVTSCLNCFTTPADRASICHYPVSLKKMEAIDCLQRLHRGFEPLTDTVIAFSQIQRIRLYLKGFEKEVQKISELYFPPSWVEQFEIKIAEFVKGVKDRAASHTAAECKPPCGLQKEARVFKCSRCAEEDCKLPVTCPLEEMHVIELEKTIIHCGAPFPLPDYATVVWKYAKNMKATDLGYFKDIYSGEDLFVMIEPTRASHTGTYACEVTDEDDDIILRQFYYLDVTPTDTREASEVERYFRHALESTKIPEEKEEEMIKHVPSTLEKIQTFFQSYILYAIYAGVCCLIVTLLVGALWRYALSVD